The sequence below is a genomic window from Bacteroidales bacterium.
GTCAGCTGTGAGAAAAATGATGATAGATGGGTGCCTTCCAATAGAAGGTGGTGGTACGATTTTTTGAAGATGGTAGATAGGAAACGAAGCACGAGTGTTTTCCGTGATAGAATCATTGTCGTAATCTACATTGCCAGTTATTGAATCGAAAACAACGTTTTCGAGAATAGCATTTTCGCGAATAGCCTGATATATGTCTGGTTCTAGTTTAGAAGATAGATGAATACATTTAGCATAACATCCTCCTTCAAAATTAAAGATTCCTTCATCGTCCCATCCATGTTCGTCATCTCCAATAAGCCACCGATCAGGATCACTTGAAAGGGTTGTTTTACCAGTTCCAGAGAGACCGAAAAATAAGGCAGTATCTCCATTTGTTCCTGCGTTGGCTGAGCAATGCATCGATGCGACGCCACGTAAAGGGAGGTGATAATTCATCCAGGTAAAAAAAGCTTTCTTGATTTCTCCTCCATACCAAGTTCCACCAATTAAAATCATATTTTCTGAAAAATTAAAAGCAACGAAAACTTCACTATTGAGTCCTTGTTCTTTCCAATTCGGATTGGTACATCGAGGCAAATGAAGCATGATTACATCTGGTTCGAAGTGATTAAGTTCCTCGTGTTTTGGCGAGATAAACATATTTTTTGCAAAGTGAGCTGCCCAGGCAATCTCAGTAATAATGCGTGCCCGTATAGAATGTTCGGGGCGAGCCCCTACAATAACATCCATAACATAAAGGGGCTTATCGCTTAATTTAATATGATTTGTGCAAAGATTAAATAAATGGTTCCACGTCTCAATTGACATGGGATGATTGTCGCTGCCTCGAGCTTCAGGTTTATCTCCAGCCCACCAGATTAGCTTACTAGTGTGATCGTCCATCACCACGTATTTGTCTTTCGGTGAACGACCGGTAAACTTGCCTGTCCGAACAATTAAAGCTTTGGAAGATGCTACATATACTTTTTCAAATCCATCTTCGTTCGTTGTTTCGTGCAATCTTAATTCTTCATAAGTAAGATTAGCAAAGACAGGTTTATGTTTAATTAGTTCTTGAATATACTGGATTTTCTTATTCATTTTTTCACAAAGTTAAATTTTTCGCTAACTTTTTATGTTTAAAACATTTGTAAAAATTAATATTTTGTAAACTTTTTTAACCTTAAGATGTAATTGATTTAAAAATCAAGAAATTTAGTTCCTTACTACAAATAAATTCTGATGAGATATTTGTGCTTGATTTTTGACGAAAAGAATTTAGCGATAGAAGATATTGATTTGACTCGTTTGGATATATTCACCATAACATGCTTCAAAATTGATTGTACGAGGAGATAATTTCAAACATAACTAAACCTCTAGAAATCAATGTATAGCTTACAGTATGTTGAAATTTGAAACTTTGCTTAGTGCAGCATTTTCCATCTAACATGATCAAGCATACCATTGGATTTATTCATTATTTGTAGCCATTCACCGCATTTGACGATTCTTTTTTAAATTTCAGGAGAGCTTTTCTTTTCCTATTTTTGCAAAAAACTTGTTATGGAATATAACCACAGGGAGATAGAGAGAAAGTGGCAACTTTACTGGGAAAAAAATAAAACGTTCAAAACTGAAATAGATCATCAAAAACCCAAGTATTATGTTCTTGATATGTTTCCTTATCCTTCTGGAGCGGGGCTGCATGTGGGACACCCATTGGGGTATATTGCTTCTGATATCGTAGCTCATTACATGCGTCACAAAGGCTATAATGTGCTACATCCTATGGGATTCGATTCCTTTGGTCTTCCGGCCGAGCAATATGCTATTGAAACTGGTCAACATCCTGCCATTACGACAGAAAGAAATATTCAACGATATAAAGAACAATTAAAACTTATTGGACTTTCGTATGATTGGGATCGAGAAATACGAACATCAGATCCGAAATATTATAAATGGACACAATGGACCTTTTTAAAATTATTTAAGCATTGGTATGATAAGTCCATTGAAAAGGCTAGACCCATAGACGAATTGATTAACATTTTTGAGCGAGAGGGAAACTTACATGTGAATGCTGCACATTCTTGTAAGGTTACATTTACGGCTAAGGAATGGAAGTCGTTTGAAGAAAAAAAGAAGCAGGAAATTTTAATGGATTATCGACTTGCTTATTTGAGTGAAACATGGGTTAATTGGTGTCCTGCATTAGGGACAGTGTTGGCCAATGATGAAGTTAGTGAGGGTTATAGCATTCGTGGTGGATATCCGGTTGAGCGAAAGCTCATGAAACAATGGGCATTACGCATAACGGCGTATGCTGATCGTTTACTAGAGGGTTTAGATCGTATCGATTGGCCAGAAAGTATCAAGGAAATGCAACGAAATTGGATCGGCAAAAGTGAAGGCTTGCAAGTTAAATTTATGCTAGTTGACAATCCCAGAGAATACATCGAAATCTTTACTACTAGACCTGATACGATTTATGGAGTCACTTTCATGGCAGTGGCACCTGAAAGTAAGTATGTGGATAAAATTATTCATCCTTCGTTGGAAAAGCAGGTAAAAGCATATCTGAGCAAAGTTATCAATAGGTCGGAAAGAGAAAGAATGGCTGATTCACATGAACCAACAGGTATATTTACAGGATCTTATGCTATCAACCCTTTTACGAGAAAAGCCGTACCTATTTGGATAGCAGATTATGTTATTGCTACGTATGGAACCGGAGCTGTTATGTGTGTTCCTGCTCACGATCAACGTGATTATCTTTTCGCCAAACGTTATGGATTACCTATTATTGAAGTGATTCAAGGGGGAAATATCTCTGAATGTGCTTATGAGGAAAAACGTGGAATTTGTATTAACAGTGGCATTTTAAATGGCCTAAGTGTACCACAAGCTATAGAAAAAGCTATTCAATTCGCCGAAGAGCATGGTTTTGGTAAAAGAACTATTCAATACAAATTAAGAGATGCCGTTTTTAGTCGTCAACGATATTGGGGAGAACCATTTCCCATTTATTATAAAGATGGGGTACCCTATCCATTAGATGAAGATAAATTACCTCTTGAGTTACCAGAAGTGGATAGCTATTTGCCTACTGAGCATGGAGAACCACCTTTGGCACGTGCAAAAAACTGGCATACCCAAGAAGGATACCCTTACGAAACATCAACCATGCCTGGCTTTGCTGGAAGTAGTGGATATTATTTAAGATTTATGGATCCTCACAACGATAAAGAATATTTCTCTGTAGAAGCTGTCAATTATTGGAAAAATGTGGACTTTTATGTAGGGGGTGCTGAACATGCAACCGGGCATCTTATTTATGCTCGTTTTTGGAATAAATTCTTGTACGACCTTGGCATGGTTCCCAATGACGAGCCTTTTAAAAAACTCATCAACCAGGGGATGATTCAGGGACGAAGCAATTTTGTCTATCGAGTAAAACCTGAAGCCATGGCTGAATTTATTTTGTGGGAACTTATCAAAAATAAACAACTGGGTGTACTTTTTGAAAAGAACGAAAAGAATGATGAATGTGTTTGCGATTTTGTTTGTCATGAAAAAAAACTCTACATTGATGTAAGCAGACATCAATCCATCCTAGAGACTTTGGATCAGAAGAAGAATTATGCTCAAAGCAAAGGTTATGGTTTATTGGTTTTTAACTTAAATGATGTCATTCTCCACACCGACGATGTAATTGAGAAAATCAAAGATTTTCTTAATGGTCAGGATATCCCAGTCTATGAACCAATGTCTATTTGGGAAGAAAAACCCATATTTGTTTCTAAAAATATATATGGGCGTGAACATTTCTCTTTTCCTATGCACGTAGATATCAATCTTGTCCATAACGATATTTTGGATATTGAGGGTTTCAAGCGCTGGAGACCTGAGTTCAGAGATGCCGAATTTATTCTTGAAGAGAATGGGAAGTACTATTGTGGATATGAAATTGAAAAAATGTCAAAATCCAGATATAACGTCCAAAACCCTGATGAAATCATTGAAAAGTATGGTGCTGATACACTTCGCATGTACGAAATGTTCTTAGGGCCAGTAGAACAATCTAAACCATGGGATACTAATGGAATCGAAGGAGTTTATAGGTTTTTAAAAAAGTTTTGGAGAAGGTACGTAGACGAAAATGGAGAAATTAAAATGTCTCAAGAGGAACCAACTTCTCAGGAATGGAAAATATTACATTCAACCATTAAAAAAATAACCGAAGACATAGAAAGATTTTCGCTTAACACTTGTATAAGCACTTTTATGATATGTGTCAACGAGCTTACGGCTTTGAATTGCAGGAAAGAAAAAATCCTCAAACCTTTACTTATTCTTATTCATCCATTTGCTCCTCATATAGCAGAAGAACTTTGGCACCGTATGGGAAATGAGCATACCATAACGTATGAGCCATATCCGGTGTACGATGAAAAGTATCTCATCGAAGATACTATTCAATATCCTGTGTCTTTTAATGGCAAAATGAGATTTTTAATTACAGTACCTGTTGGAGCTACAGAAGAAGAAATCAAACAAAAAATTTTAAGCTCTTCAGAGGGTCAAAAATGGTTGCAGGGAAAAGAGCCTAAAAGGTGGGTCATCGTACCTAACAAAATAATCAACGTAGTTGTATGATGATAAAAAAATAAAAAAGCTGCCTACAGGCAGCTTTTTGAAACTAAGTCTGTATTTTAATAATTGGTATTTTTTG
It includes:
- a CDS encoding class I tRNA ligase family protein, whose translation is MEYNHREIERKWQLYWEKNKTFKTEIDHQKPKYYVLDMFPYPSGAGLHVGHPLGYIASDIVAHYMRHKGYNVLHPMGFDSFGLPAEQYAIETGQHPAITTERNIQRYKEQLKLIGLSYDWDREIRTSDPKYYKWTQWTFLKLFKHWYDKSIEKARPIDELINIFEREGNLHVNAAHSCKVTFTAKEWKSFEEKKKQEILMDYRLAYLSETWVNWCPALGTVLANDEVSEGYSIRGGYPVERKLMKQWALRITAYADRLLEGLDRIDWPESIKEMQRNWIGKSEGLQVKFMLVDNPREYIEIFTTRPDTIYGVTFMAVAPESKYVDKIIHPSLEKQVKAYLSKVINRSERERMADSHEPTGIFTGSYAINPFTRKAVPIWIADYVIATYGTGAVMCVPAHDQRDYLFAKRYGLPIIEVIQGGNISECAYEEKRGICINSGILNGLSVPQAIEKAIQFAEEHGFGKRTIQYKLRDAVFSRQRYWGEPFPIYYKDGVPYPLDEDKLPLELPEVDSYLPTEHGEPPLARAKNWHTQEGYPYETSTMPGFAGSSGYYLRFMDPHNDKEYFSVEAVNYWKNVDFYVGGAEHATGHLIYARFWNKFLYDLGMVPNDEPFKKLINQGMIQGRSNFVYRVKPEAMAEFILWELIKNKQLGVLFEKNEKNDECVCDFVCHEKKLYIDVSRHQSILETLDQKKNYAQSKGYGLLVFNLNDVILHTDDVIEKIKDFLNGQDIPVYEPMSIWEEKPIFVSKNIYGREHFSFPMHVDINLVHNDILDIEGFKRWRPEFRDAEFILEENGKYYCGYEIEKMSKSRYNVQNPDEIIEKYGADTLRMYEMFLGPVEQSKPWDTNGIEGVYRFLKKFWRRYVDENGEIKMSQEEPTSQEWKILHSTIKKITEDIERFSLNTCISTFMICVNELTALNCRKEKILKPLLILIHPFAPHIAEELWHRMGNEHTITYEPYPVYDEKYLIEDTIQYPVSFNGKMRFLITVPVGATEEEIKQKILSSSEGQKWLQGKEPKRWVIVPNKIINVVV
- the pckA gene encoding phosphoenolpyruvate carboxykinase (ATP), yielding MNKKIQYIQELIKHKPVFANLTYEELRLHETTNEDGFEKVYVASSKALIVRTGKFTGRSPKDKYVVMDDHTSKLIWWAGDKPEARGSDNHPMSIETWNHLFNLCTNHIKLSDKPLYVMDVIVGARPEHSIRARIITEIAWAAHFAKNMFISPKHEELNHFEPDVIMLHLPRCTNPNWKEQGLNSEVFVAFNFSENMILIGGTWYGGEIKKAFFTWMNYHLPLRGVASMHCSANAGTNGDTALFFGLSGTGKTTLSSDPDRWLIGDDEHGWDDEGIFNFEGGCYAKCIHLSSKLEPDIYQAIRENAILENVVFDSITGNVDYDNDSITENTRASFPIYHLQKIVPPPSIGRHPSIIIFLTADAFGVFPPVAKLTREQAIYYYLGGFTSKLAGTERGIIEPKPTFSACFGAAFLPLPPIRYAEELVKKIDQYHTSVYLVNTGWIEGPYGIGHRIPLPITRKIIKGILDGTIEREPFIILNHLQLSVPKQFMDLDLSFLNPRNTWTDKSAYDAQLKKLSQMFSDYMNIYKTWDEKYHFLNAGLPL